A genomic stretch from Terriglobus sp. RCC_193 includes:
- a CDS encoding YihY/virulence factor BrkB family protein, with the protein MPFITPQENASEPVPAEAAEKLSKLSEAPGERELWPDPVEGGSAAQFMELLRYLTQTDVHTYAFSVAANVILSLFPFIVLLLTLSRNVFHSQQMANVVGELMHSYLPTGQDFVMRNMNLLAHPHKGVQIFSVIMLFVSSTGVFLPLEVALNNVWRAPKNRSYLGNQVVSLGLAVSVGLLAMFSVAMSTAQKAVLGFVFFGHTNNVFYTALSSGFLSVVATISSIGIFFLIYWILPNRKIPARAVLPTAIVTGLLWEGAKYLYIFTLPHLDLENVYGPFYISVGLMLWAFLSGLLLLAGAHFSATRYAMRVAALQARKES; encoded by the coding sequence ATGCCGTTCATCACGCCGCAGGAAAACGCAAGCGAACCCGTGCCGGCGGAGGCAGCGGAAAAGCTCAGTAAGCTCAGTGAAGCACCTGGCGAGCGAGAGCTTTGGCCCGATCCGGTGGAGGGCGGCTCCGCGGCACAATTTATGGAACTGCTGCGTTATCTGACACAGACAGACGTGCATACCTACGCCTTTTCTGTCGCCGCTAACGTGATCCTGTCGCTGTTCCCATTTATCGTTCTGTTGCTCACGCTGTCGCGCAATGTTTTCCATTCGCAGCAGATGGCGAATGTTGTCGGCGAACTGATGCACAGCTACCTGCCAACAGGGCAGGACTTCGTGATGCGCAACATGAATCTGCTGGCCCATCCTCACAAGGGCGTGCAGATCTTCTCGGTGATCATGTTGTTCGTCAGCAGCACGGGCGTGTTTCTGCCGCTGGAAGTGGCTTTGAACAACGTGTGGCGAGCTCCAAAGAACCGCAGTTATCTTGGTAACCAGGTTGTTTCGCTGGGACTGGCAGTCTCTGTTGGCCTGCTTGCCATGTTTTCGGTGGCCATGTCGACGGCGCAGAAAGCCGTACTCGGTTTCGTGTTCTTTGGCCATACCAACAACGTGTTTTACACCGCACTGTCGAGCGGGTTTCTCAGCGTTGTGGCCACCATCAGTTCCATTGGCATCTTTTTCCTGATCTACTGGATTCTGCCCAATCGCAAAATTCCCGCAAGGGCTGTACTTCCAACGGCGATTGTGACGGGATTGCTCTGGGAAGGGGCAAAGTATCTGTATATCTTCACTTTGCCGCATCTCGATCTTGAAAATGTCTACGGACCGTTTTACATCTCGGTGGGTCTGATGCTCTGGGCATTTCTGAGCGGCCTGCTGCTGCTGGCGGGGGCACATTTCTCTGCAACACGGTACGCAATGCGTGTGGCTGCTCTGCAGGCACGGAAGGAGTCGTAA
- a CDS encoding glycoside hydrolase family 20 zincin-like fold domain-containing protein codes for MALIPTPREANAVRTIPLSQGVSIICSACNADDTFAVNELTRQLRDSNIVVTTSGSAHITLLRSGSDAGRQALSSAHIAWSPEMQEEGYAIVPDASGISVVAATSTGVFYGAMTAKQLVSGSGNTATLQTASIRDWPAMKYRGLHDDLSRGPVPTLAFQKELIRKLASYKVNVYSPYFENTMQYRSEPLAAPPGGSITPEQARELVAYAAQYHITVIPEQEAFGHLHYMLNQEMYAPLAETPHGHVLAPGQPGSVELTKRMYSELAADYPSPLLHIGADETVELGKGQTKAAVDAQGLGPVYLDYLQKTVAALKPLNRRFLFWGDIAMKEPALLKTLPQDFKQQTIAVGWEYNPHTSFAPWIKPYTDAGMECWVAPGVNNWSRVWPNFNNALPNIQQFTAQGQASGCTGQLNTLWEDDGEALFNNNWYALLFGAQAAWHKGESSIPQFQDSFAQVFHGDATGKVNEAQKELMAAHAVLKNGFKTSDASDLLFWIDPWSADGQIYAPKIRPYLHELRMHAEQAIVLMAQARNAATLREQDALDAMELGARRMDLIGLKFQLTDEMATTYSNAYRLQTAKDKDSRTEVSRDLNDINAVNGKLQDLRNQYSLMRDLYEAAWLKSNRPYFLRNNLARYDYTLNTWLSRIDKVRSAQRQWDRTQTIPPASEIGLPAPPAPGAPQ; via the coding sequence ATGGCGCTGATCCCTACGCCGCGCGAGGCCAACGCTGTTCGCACGATTCCTCTTTCGCAGGGTGTCAGCATTATCTGCTCCGCGTGCAATGCGGACGACACCTTTGCGGTGAACGAACTCACGCGCCAGCTACGTGACAGCAACATTGTGGTTACGACATCCGGTTCGGCGCACATCACGTTACTGCGCTCTGGCAGCGACGCAGGCAGGCAGGCGCTGAGTTCCGCACATATTGCATGGTCGCCCGAGATGCAGGAAGAGGGGTATGCCATTGTTCCCGATGCATCGGGCATCAGTGTTGTGGCCGCGACGTCTACCGGCGTGTTCTATGGCGCAATGACAGCGAAGCAACTCGTCAGTGGCAGTGGCAACACGGCAACCTTGCAAACGGCCAGCATCCGCGATTGGCCAGCGATGAAGTATCGCGGCCTGCATGATGATCTTTCGCGCGGGCCGGTGCCGACCCTTGCGTTTCAGAAGGAGTTGATCCGTAAGCTGGCGTCGTACAAGGTGAATGTCTATTCGCCGTACTTTGAGAACACAATGCAGTATCGCAGTGAGCCGCTGGCCGCGCCGCCCGGAGGCTCCATTACACCGGAGCAGGCACGCGAACTGGTTGCCTACGCTGCGCAATATCACATCACCGTCATCCCTGAGCAGGAAGCGTTTGGCCATCTGCATTACATGCTGAACCAGGAGATGTATGCGCCGCTGGCCGAGACGCCACATGGGCATGTACTGGCGCCGGGACAGCCTGGCTCCGTTGAACTGACAAAACGCATGTACAGCGAGCTTGCTGCGGATTATCCTTCGCCACTTCTGCACATAGGCGCAGATGAAACGGTGGAGCTGGGCAAGGGGCAGACAAAAGCAGCAGTGGATGCGCAGGGACTTGGGCCTGTGTACCTGGACTATCTGCAGAAGACCGTCGCCGCGCTGAAGCCACTGAATCGCCGCTTTCTTTTCTGGGGCGACATTGCCATGAAGGAGCCTGCGTTGCTGAAAACGCTGCCGCAGGACTTCAAACAACAGACGATTGCCGTGGGTTGGGAATACAACCCGCATACCAGTTTTGCTCCGTGGATTAAGCCGTATACCGACGCCGGGATGGAATGCTGGGTGGCGCCGGGAGTGAACAACTGGAGCCGCGTGTGGCCCAACTTCAACAATGCTCTACCGAACATTCAGCAATTCACCGCGCAGGGACAGGCCAGCGGTTGCACCGGGCAGCTGAACACGCTATGGGAAGACGATGGCGAAGCGTTGTTCAACAACAACTGGTATGCCCTGCTGTTTGGTGCGCAGGCCGCATGGCACAAGGGTGAAAGCTCCATCCCGCAATTTCAGGACAGCTTTGCGCAGGTGTTCCACGGCGATGCAACCGGCAAGGTCAATGAAGCGCAGAAAGAGTTGATGGCTGCGCATGCTGTGTTGAAGAACGGCTTCAAGACAAGCGATGCTTCTGACCTGTTGTTCTGGATTGATCCGTGGAGTGCGGACGGCCAGATTTACGCGCCTAAGATTCGACCGTATCTGCACGAACTGCGCATGCATGCGGAACAGGCGATTGTGCTGATGGCACAGGCCCGTAACGCTGCAACACTGCGCGAACAGGATGCCCTGGATGCCATGGAACTGGGTGCGCGGCGCATGGATTTGATTGGACTGAAGTTTCAACTGACCGACGAGATGGCAACGACATATAGCAATGCCTATCGCCTGCAGACGGCGAAAGACAAAGACAGCCGCACAGAAGTATCGCGCGATCTGAATGACATCAATGCCGTAAATGGCAAGTTGCAGGATTTGCGCAACCAGTATTCACTGATGCGCGATCTGTATGAGGCCGCATGGTTAAAAAGCAATCGCCCCTACTTCCTTCGCAATAACCTTGCACGGTATGACTACACGCTGAACACATGGCTCAGCCGCATTGATAAAGTGCGTTCCGCGCAACGGCAGTGGGACCGCACGCAAACCATTCCTCCGGCATCTGAGATTGGACTGCCCGCGCCGCCTGCGCCTGGAGCTCCGCAATGA
- a CDS encoding sodium/solute symporter (Members of the Solute:Sodium Symporter (SSS), TC 2.A.21 as described in tcdb.org, catalyze solute:Na+ symport. Known solutes for members of the family include sugars, amino acids, nucleosides, inositols, vitamins, urea or anions, depending on the system.) produces the protein MPTRLHAFDLGLIVLYLIAITLFGLRFRKPTDTSLSSYFLAARSVPWWAIALSIVSAETSTLTIISVPGIAFGGNFTFLQLVFGYMIGRLLICILFLPRYFDGELFTAYQLIDRRFGPVLHKVTAGLFLLTRAAAEGVRVYAVSIVVGIAIGTNDIASIVIISMLTLAYTFEGGMAAVIWTDVVQMFLYIAGTIIALFTLGAKVDGGWATVHAVTSAAHKLQLFDFTVNLTSNYTFWAGVIGGAFLTMASHGTDQLMVQRLLAAKNLREARVSLLASGGVVFLQFTLFLLIGAGLYVFYGQHPALLTVHGSDRLFPAFIVQQMPTGVAGLLIAAILAAAMSNLSAALNSLSSTTIVDFYMKLRPNASDAKRNLLSRTATLIWAVVLVAIAIYSVKVGGKGHVVEMGLSIASVAYGALLGVFLLGTLTRYATQFGATIGMIAGFAFNLALYLPKILPISPIHIGGFSLSDIAFTWYVLLGSVVTFVVGSLFSLMGKPRAKSVAALLVLVFFGTASLHAQSANFSEIDTLMAQALHDKLLPGGVVAIGSSGRIVYEKTYGNRAEDPATEAMTEDTIFDMASLSKCMSTSVAIMQLYEQGKLQFDDPVVKYLPEFAANGKSSVTIRELLTHYSGLREDVSLKDAWSGKAEGVKRAMESDLYGPPGKTFKYSDINFITLGAIVEKISGEPLDVYAAKHIFSPLKMTETGYFTPHCPHLYWEPAPATCPAVTTAAMRARIAPTAHNDDKPMDDDRMLRGEVHDPTTRRMGGVAGHAGVFSTVHDTSLFAQALLDRLAGRPSSFPLKQETLKLMCQPEQPTGAKGLRGFGWDIDSPYSRPRGTIYPVGSFGHTGFTGTSVWMDPRSDSYVILLANAVHPRGRKPITPLRGTIATAAARALGLDQPLPGKMTLSGIDVLERTNFQALHALPAKTPGHLRIGLLTNNTGLDRTGKRTIDVLYAQRGNGIELTTLFAPEHGILGAQDKEGLGNATDAATHLPVISLYGAKLADRYPKVEDLQKLDAVLIDLQDVPARFYTYETEMGYVMESAAKAGTQVVVLDRPAMTSGVQVVGPVADAGAQSYIDYMQEPMSLGLTMGELARFFNGEKQLGVKLSVVKMQNWQRGLWYDQTGLPWVNPSPNLQSMSAATLYTGIAFAEITNLSIGRGTDAAFEQVGAAWIASDAEAKKLADTLNARAITGVTFAPVTFTPAKPYPFAGQEIHGVRATATDRTRLDAPAMGAELLAAVHAQYPTQFQLAKAQRLVLNDATIQALAAGKDPHDIVAAWEPELWKFREARQKYLLYGYLPE, from the coding sequence ATGCCGACGCGGCTTCATGCCTTCGATCTGGGACTGATTGTCCTTTACCTGATTGCGATTACCCTGTTTGGCCTGCGCTTCCGTAAGCCTACAGACACATCGTTGTCGTCGTACTTTCTTGCAGCACGCAGTGTGCCGTGGTGGGCCATAGCGCTCTCCATCGTGTCCGCGGAAACCAGTACGCTGACCATCATCAGCGTGCCGGGCATTGCCTTTGGCGGCAACTTTACCTTTCTGCAGCTTGTGTTCGGCTACATGATCGGGCGATTGCTGATCTGCATCCTGTTTCTGCCGCGCTACTTTGATGGTGAGTTGTTCACCGCGTATCAACTCATTGATCGCCGCTTCGGGCCGGTGCTGCATAAGGTTACTGCGGGACTCTTTCTGTTGACGCGTGCGGCAGCAGAAGGCGTGCGTGTCTATGCCGTCAGCATTGTTGTGGGGATTGCGATTGGCACAAATGACATTGCCAGCATTGTCATCATCAGCATGTTGACGCTTGCGTATACGTTTGAAGGTGGCATGGCGGCGGTCATCTGGACCGACGTGGTGCAAATGTTCCTCTACATCGCCGGAACCATCATCGCCCTGTTCACGCTGGGTGCAAAGGTAGACGGCGGATGGGCTACGGTTCATGCCGTCACCAGCGCAGCGCATAAGTTGCAGCTATTCGACTTCACCGTGAACCTGACCTCGAATTACACGTTCTGGGCTGGTGTGATTGGCGGCGCATTCCTGACAATGGCTTCGCACGGTACCGATCAGTTGATGGTGCAGCGACTGCTTGCTGCAAAGAATCTGCGTGAGGCGCGTGTCTCACTGTTGGCCAGTGGCGGCGTTGTGTTTCTGCAGTTCACGCTGTTCCTGCTGATTGGCGCGGGCCTGTATGTGTTCTATGGTCAGCATCCGGCGCTTCTCACGGTGCATGGTTCTGATCGCCTCTTCCCCGCATTCATCGTGCAGCAGATGCCAACAGGTGTTGCGGGATTGTTGATCGCGGCCATTCTTGCAGCGGCGATGTCGAACCTGTCCGCAGCGTTAAATTCCCTGTCGTCCACAACCATCGTGGACTTCTACATGAAACTGCGGCCGAATGCATCGGATGCAAAACGCAATCTGCTTTCGCGCACGGCCACGCTCATTTGGGCCGTGGTGTTGGTGGCAATTGCTATCTATTCGGTGAAGGTCGGCGGTAAGGGGCACGTGGTCGAGATGGGATTGTCCATTGCATCGGTTGCATATGGTGCGTTGCTCGGCGTCTTTCTGCTGGGCACCCTGACGCGTTATGCAACACAGTTTGGAGCGACGATTGGCATGATTGCCGGGTTCGCCTTCAACCTTGCGCTGTATCTGCCGAAGATACTTCCCATCTCTCCCATTCACATTGGAGGCTTCTCCCTGTCTGACATTGCATTCACCTGGTATGTGCTGCTTGGCTCGGTTGTGACGTTTGTTGTGGGATCACTCTTCAGCCTCATGGGTAAGCCTCGTGCGAAGAGTGTTGCGGCATTGCTGGTGCTTGTGTTTTTTGGCACCGCTTCACTGCATGCGCAGAGTGCGAACTTCTCTGAGATCGATACGCTGATGGCGCAGGCATTGCACGACAAGCTATTGCCCGGAGGCGTGGTTGCCATTGGTAGCAGCGGACGCATTGTCTACGAGAAGACGTATGGCAATCGCGCGGAAGATCCGGCGACTGAGGCAATGACCGAAGACACCATCTTTGACATGGCGTCGTTGTCTAAGTGCATGTCGACTTCAGTTGCCATCATGCAGTTGTATGAACAGGGCAAGCTGCAGTTCGATGATCCGGTGGTGAAGTATCTGCCGGAGTTTGCGGCCAATGGCAAGAGCAGCGTGACCATCCGCGAGTTGCTGACACACTACAGCGGTTTGCGCGAGGATGTGTCGCTGAAGGATGCGTGGAGCGGCAAGGCCGAAGGCGTGAAGCGCGCAATGGAGTCGGACCTGTACGGACCTCCGGGAAAGACCTTCAAGTATTCCGACATCAACTTCATTACACTGGGCGCGATTGTGGAGAAGATCAGCGGTGAGCCGCTGGACGTCTACGCGGCGAAGCATATTTTTTCGCCGTTGAAGATGACGGAGACGGGATACTTCACCCCCCACTGCCCTCACCTGTACTGGGAACCTGCACCTGCCACCTGCCCTGCCGTGACAACTGCCGCGATGCGTGCGCGCATTGCACCCACCGCCCATAACGACGACAAGCCCATGGACGACGACCGAATGCTGCGGGGTGAGGTACATGACCCCACGACTCGGCGGATGGGTGGAGTGGCTGGTCATGCCGGGGTGTTCTCCACGGTGCATGACACCAGCCTGTTTGCGCAGGCGCTGCTGGATCGGCTGGCGGGACGCCCGAGCAGCTTCCCCCTGAAGCAGGAGACGCTGAAGCTCATGTGTCAACCGGAACAGCCCACCGGAGCGAAGGGGCTGCGTGGGTTCGGATGGGATATTGACTCACCGTACTCGCGCCCGCGGGGAACGATCTATCCCGTGGGCAGCTTCGGGCATACCGGCTTTACCGGTACGTCTGTCTGGATGGATCCGCGTAGCGACAGCTATGTGATCCTGCTGGCGAATGCGGTGCATCCGCGCGGACGCAAGCCGATTACGCCGTTGCGTGGCACCATTGCCACGGCTGCGGCCAGGGCGTTGGGGTTGGATCAGCCGCTGCCGGGTAAGATGACGCTCTCCGGCATTGACGTGCTGGAGCGGACCAACTTCCAGGCGTTACATGCTCTTCCAGCCAAGACGCCGGGACACCTGCGGATCGGGTTGCTGACCAACAACACCGGGCTGGACCGCACCGGCAAGCGCACCATCGACGTGCTGTATGCGCAGCGCGGCAACGGTATTGAGCTAACCACACTGTTTGCGCCGGAGCACGGCATCCTGGGTGCCCAGGACAAGGAAGGTCTGGGGAATGCCACGGATGCAGCAACGCATCTGCCCGTGATCTCGCTGTATGGAGCCAAGCTGGCCGACCGCTATCCGAAGGTGGAAGACCTGCAGAAGCTGGATGCTGTGCTGATCGACCTGCAGGATGTTCCGGCGCGCTTCTACACCTACGAGACCGAGATGGGTTACGTGATGGAGTCGGCGGCGAAGGCAGGCACGCAGGTTGTGGTGCTGGATCGGCCGGCGATGACGAGCGGTGTGCAGGTTGTGGGCCCGGTTGCCGATGCGGGTGCGCAGAGCTACATCGATTACATGCAGGAGCCGATGTCGCTGGGGCTGACGATGGGCGAACTCGCCCGGTTCTTCAATGGGGAGAAGCAGCTTGGTGTGAAGCTCAGTGTGGTGAAGATGCAGAACTGGCAGCGCGGACTTTGGTATGACCAAACAGGTTTGCCGTGGGTGAATCCTTCGCCCAACCTGCAGAGCATGTCAGCGGCAACACTGTACACCGGAATTGCGTTCGCAGAGATCACCAACCTCTCCATTGGACGCGGAACGGATGCGGCGTTTGAGCAGGTGGGTGCTGCATGGATTGCTTCCGATGCCGAAGCGAAGAAGCTGGCCGATACGCTGAACGCTCGTGCCATAACGGGTGTGACGTTTGCGCCGGTGACGTTCACTCCGGCCAAGCCATATCCCTTTGCCGGACAGGAGATTCATGGCGTTCGCGCAACTGCCACCGATCGTACGCGCCTTGATGCTCCTGCAATGGGCGCGGAGTTGCTGGCTGCGGTCCATGCGCAATATCCGACGCAGTTCCAATTGGCAAAAGCCCAACGGCTGGTGCTGAACGATGCGACCATCCAGGCGCTTGCGGCGGGAAAAGATCCGCATGACATTGTGGCTGCGTGGGAACCGGAACTCTGGAAGTTTCGCGAAGCCCGGCAAAAGTATCTGCTCTACGGATATCTGCCGGAGTAG
- the nagA gene encoding N-acetylglucosamine-6-phosphate deacetylase: protein MTDETKLASGTRPKAIAAKTLITPHSVIHDPLLILEGGKVQQVTSLKHDVLPDGALYLPDATLSAGFFDVHVHGAGGRDVMEGTPEAIDTVARTLARYGTTQFLATTVTAGVDHTLHALEAIANAIESAASEHGAEILGIHLEGPFLSHEKRGVHNPELLERPSVILFDRFQDAARGHIKLMTVAPELPDAEEMIAHASQQGVRISLGHSDAVARQARAGIAAGAVSATHTFNAMRGLTQREPGMLGVVLDTKDLYAELICDGIHTTPEAVRLWFRMKGEERAMLVTDGMAATGMPDGEYLLGDMNVQVKDGVAMYSGVLAGSVLTMDRAVANVQTFTGCGLDTAVRLASRNPKQMLHLPLDEAAASFNVFNAAGSRVGTILRGEVL from the coding sequence ATGACTGACGAAACAAAACTCGCATCCGGCACACGCCCGAAAGCCATCGCAGCGAAAACGCTGATTACGCCGCACTCGGTTATCCATGATCCGCTGCTGATTCTGGAAGGTGGCAAGGTGCAACAGGTGACCTCGCTGAAACACGACGTGTTGCCGGACGGCGCGCTGTATCTTCCGGATGCAACGCTCAGCGCTGGATTCTTTGATGTTCACGTGCATGGCGCGGGTGGACGCGATGTGATGGAAGGCACGCCGGAAGCCATTGATACGGTGGCACGCACGCTTGCACGCTACGGCACCACGCAGTTCCTTGCGACAACGGTCACCGCTGGCGTGGATCACACGCTCCATGCACTGGAAGCCATCGCAAATGCGATTGAATCTGCTGCATCGGAGCACGGTGCAGAGATCCTCGGAATCCACCTGGAAGGGCCGTTCCTTTCGCATGAAAAACGCGGCGTACATAATCCGGAGTTGCTGGAGAGACCCTCTGTCATCCTCTTCGATCGTTTTCAGGACGCAGCACGCGGTCATATCAAACTCATGACCGTTGCCCCTGAATTGCCCGATGCAGAGGAGATGATTGCGCACGCAAGTCAGCAAGGTGTCCGCATCAGCCTGGGACATAGCGATGCTGTGGCCAGGCAGGCGCGTGCAGGCATTGCGGCGGGCGCGGTTAGCGCCACGCACACCTTCAACGCGATGCGCGGACTGACTCAACGTGAACCGGGCATGCTGGGCGTTGTGCTGGACACGAAGGATTTGTATGCGGAGTTGATCTGCGACGGCATTCACACCACACCAGAGGCCGTCCGTCTATGGTTCCGCATGAAGGGTGAGGAGCGCGCCATGCTGGTCACAGACGGCATGGCCGCCACCGGCATGCCCGACGGCGAGTACCTGCTGGGCGACATGAACGTTCAGGTGAAGGACGGCGTTGCCATGTACTCAGGCGTGCTTGCAGGGTCGGTGCTGACGATGGACCGTGCCGTGGCCAACGTGCAGACATTCACTGGATGCGGGCTGGATACAGCCGTCCGCCTGGCCTCACGCAATCCCAAGCAGATGCTGCACCTGCCTTTGGACGAAGCTGCGGCCAGTTTCAATGTCTTCAACGCCGCAGGAAGCCGCGTGGGAACCATCCTGCGCGGAGAGGTTCTGTAA
- a CDS encoding alginate lyase family protein — translation MLPHSRIALSRRTFLTGMAAAGCAYSLRMRSQSVENLHFNVAEYDRDNILAAAAEALRLPPQTITSLPAPKKLASPHVYFSEDTEWFATGDDHFEHRPGYSNPAAFSQHRDALVQMNGTVAACVAAWRLTSEAKYAQHALNHLRAWFINADTRMEPNLDHAACIPPSTNGSYRGIEDTVMLAETARCAAFLCAYNGAATDEEAAALRQWFTDFATWMNESKPGFIAREMKDRTAICWTLQAAEMARFTRNGALQLDCLHRFRDKLLREMNLDGQFPLELHGPDAYAASIFTLDCLSMTCEAVSSPLDRLWDFNLQDGRGMRSAAAWLFPVLLNRGAWKFPSDAEHFTDWPVRQPSLLLAGRAYSRSEYIALWKRLPIKPKKPELLRTFPMRQPALWTVRPPA, via the coding sequence ATGCTCCCCCACTCTCGCATTGCGCTCTCCCGCCGTACGTTCCTCACCGGAATGGCCGCCGCCGGTTGCGCATATTCGCTGAGAATGCGGAGCCAATCCGTAGAGAACCTTCATTTCAATGTCGCGGAATACGATCGCGACAACATTCTTGCCGCCGCAGCCGAAGCTCTCAGACTGCCGCCGCAGACCATTACGTCTCTGCCTGCGCCTAAGAAGCTGGCAAGTCCTCATGTGTATTTTTCGGAGGACACTGAGTGGTTCGCCACAGGGGACGATCACTTTGAACATCGCCCTGGGTACTCCAACCCCGCGGCGTTTTCTCAGCATCGCGATGCGCTGGTCCAGATGAATGGCACGGTGGCGGCCTGTGTTGCTGCGTGGCGGCTCACATCAGAAGCGAAGTATGCACAGCATGCCTTAAATCATCTGCGTGCCTGGTTTATCAACGCCGATACCCGCATGGAACCGAATCTCGACCATGCCGCCTGCATTCCGCCTTCCACAAACGGCAGTTATCGCGGTATCGAAGACACCGTGATGCTCGCGGAAACGGCTCGCTGCGCTGCGTTTCTATGCGCCTACAATGGCGCGGCAACGGACGAGGAAGCTGCCGCTCTGCGCCAATGGTTTACCGACTTCGCTACATGGATGAACGAGAGCAAACCGGGCTTCATTGCACGCGAGATGAAGGATCGCACCGCCATTTGCTGGACGCTGCAAGCCGCGGAGATGGCGCGCTTCACACGCAATGGCGCACTGCAACTGGATTGCCTGCATCGCTTCCGCGACAAGTTGCTGCGCGAAATGAATCTTGATGGTCAGTTCCCCCTGGAACTCCATGGCCCCGATGCTTATGCCGCCTCCATCTTCACGCTGGATTGCCTGTCGATGACATGCGAGGCGGTTTCTTCGCCGTTGGATCGTCTGTGGGACTTCAATCTGCAGGATGGACGCGGCATGCGATCGGCAGCAGCATGGCTGTTTCCGGTGCTGCTGAACCGTGGCGCATGGAAATTTCCCTCGGACGCGGAACACTTCACGGACTGGCCCGTGCGACAGCCGAGTCTTCTGCTTGCAGGGCGTGCATACAGCCGTTCGGAATACATTGCGTTGTGGAAGCGTTTGCCCATAAAACCGAAGAAGCCAGAGTTGCTGCGAACGTTTCCCATGCGGCAGCCCGCACTCTGGACGGTACGTCCTCCTGCTTGA